The window TCTGGGACTATTAAGGCTGGGAACCCAGGTTGCACTTGCACTGTCCATTGTCGTGCTTGCACTCTCTGCCCGGCTCTATCAGATCTATCTGTTCCGGAAAGGGGATGTGGAATAGGATATAATTGGAGTACACAATTGTGCAGACCAGAATCAAAGAATTCCGGACGCGTTTTTCCCTTACACAGGATGATCTCGCAAAAAAAGTAGGTGTGCGAAGGGAGACAATCGTCTTTTTGGAACAGGGAAAATATAATCCGTCCCTCAAACTCGCCCATGATGTAGCCCGGACCCTGCATACCACGATAGACGAACTCTTCATTTTTGAAGACGAGGTGCAGGGACAGGAAAGCGGGATCGTTCTCGAAGACTAGCAACAGAGAATTCACGAAGAGGCTGTTTCAGAGCTCATGGAATCCATGACGGGTTCAGAAATTACCGGTTCCCGGCAGAGGTCTCCAAGAATAAGCATGGTCGCATTCTTATCGAGGGGTTGGTTGTCATTGCCACATTTTGGGGAGTAAATGCAGGACGGGCAGCCATCTTCGCACCGGCAGTCCCGGACCAGTGCATGGGCGGTGGCAAACAGATCGGGCAGGATCTCGTAGGCTTTCTCAGCAAGTCCGATACCTCCTTCATAGCCATCATAAACAAATATGACCGGCTCTCCGTTCTCACCATATGCGGCTGATGACAATCCGCCAATATCCCAGCGATCGCACATCACATGCAGAGGCATGAGGGCAATGATGGCATGCTCTGCACCATGCAGTCCGCCGGCAAAATCCAGGTTCCCTTTCAAAATG of the Methanomicrobiales archaeon HGW-Methanomicrobiales-1 genome contains:
- a CDS encoding transcriptional regulator, with protein sequence MQTRIKEFRTRFSLTQDDLAKKVGVRRETIVFLEQGKYNPSLKLAHDVARTLHTTIDELFIFEDEVQGQESGIVLED